The following coding sequences lie in one Pontibacter sp. G13 genomic window:
- a CDS encoding TetR/AcrR family transcriptional regulator: MKARILEAARELAIQDGWPNVSIRKIGYKIEYTPPVIYEHFRNKEAILIELEHQGFRMLGAHLDDARQTQTDPMAQLKAITAAFWDWAFRHAELYQVMFNMEGIRSTATNPMALRESAHSVLKTLSHLMLFAGDLDEMFLSWWSLAHGHVSLVMSGQLRGRDDQMRKNLLASVGRFAKTLA; the protein is encoded by the coding sequence ATGAAGGCGCGCATCTTGGAGGCGGCCCGGGAATTGGCGATTCAGGATGGTTGGCCGAATGTGTCCATTCGGAAAATCGGGTACAAGATCGAGTACACGCCACCGGTGATCTATGAACATTTCCGCAACAAGGAAGCGATATTGATCGAGCTAGAACATCAGGGATTTCGGATGTTGGGTGCGCATTTGGACGATGCTCGACAAACCCAAACCGATCCCATGGCTCAGCTCAAGGCGATCACGGCAGCATTTTGGGATTGGGCATTCCGGCACGCAGAACTATATCAGGTGATGTTCAATATGGAAGGAATTCGATCGACCGCGACCAATCCGATGGCCTTGCGTGAAAGCGCCCATAGCGTCTTGAAAACCCTTTCACACCTGATGTTATTTGCTGGGGATTTGGATGAAATGTTCCTCAGTTGGTGGTCCCTTGCACATGGACATGTTTCGCTGGTGATGTCGGGGCAACTGCGTGGAAGAGATGACCAGATGCGCAAAAATCTCTTGGCGAGCGTGGGTAGATTTGCCAAAACCCTAGCCTAA